The proteins below are encoded in one region of Saccopteryx leptura isolate mSacLep1 chromosome 1, mSacLep1_pri_phased_curated, whole genome shotgun sequence:
- the LOC136387911 gene encoding LOW QUALITY PROTEIN: glycine N-phenylacetyltransferase-like (The sequence of the model RefSeq protein was modified relative to this genomic sequence to represent the inferred CDS: inserted 1 base in 1 codon), whose amino-acid sequence MCEAQSCTNSNITKEFLSFPGHIVKGLWDHPFKLKAPVDRLADFNTVVVCPQEEQMTDDXDHYTNTYVIYSKDPNNCQESLGISDVINWTQHLQIQSSQSSLDEVIQNLAVIKSVKVKQIQNNIYTAPTIVRRLMPSLLEAKNLPLKYDIFKAIKDEKFKLSSLNVTHTTLVNKFWHFGGNDRSHRFIEHCIKNFPTFCVMGPEGTPLSWALMGQTAEIRIAGTVPEYQGHGFMFHVGGALTQTLDSLGHVPYLHISRANNAMQKVKITTLSSCLVTGMSGNVSLGKAALNTRQC is encoded by the exons GTTTATGGGACCACCCATTCAAGCTAAAGGCCCCAGTGGACAGGTTGGCTGATTTTAATACAGTGGTTGTCTGCCCTCAGGAGGAGCAG ATGACAGATG TTGATCATTACACCAACACCTATGTAATCTATTCTAAAGACCCCAATAACTGTCAAGAATCCCTTGGCATATCAGATGTCATTAACTGGACACAACATTTACAGATCCAAA GTTCACAGTCCAGCTTGGATGAGGTGATACAAAATCTTGCAGTCATTAAATCAGTCAAGGTCAagcaaatacaaaacaatatCTATACTGCACCCACTATAGTAAGAAGACTGATGCCTTCCCTGCTAGAGGCAAAGAATTTGCCTCTTAAATATGACATCTTCAAAGCCAT CAAGGATGAGAAGTTTAAACTCTCATCCCTCAATGTTACCCACACTACCCTGGTAAATAAATTCTGGCATTTCGGAGGCAATGATAGGAGTCATAGATTCATCGAGCACTGTATCAAGAACTTTCCCACATTCTGTGTTATGGGGCCTGAGGGGACCCCTTTGTCCTGGGCCCTGATGGGCCAGACAGCAGAGATTCGGATAGCAGGCACTGTGCCTGAGTACCAGGGCCATGGTTTCATGTTCCACGTTGGAGGTGCCCTTACCCAGACTCTGGACTCACTCGGCCATGTTCCATATCTTCATATTAGCAGAGCTAACAATGCCATGCAGAAAGTCAAAATCACCACCTTATCCTCATGCCTTGTGACTGGAATGAGTGGAAATGTGAGCCTCGGTAAAGCAGCCCTGAACACAAGACAGTGTTGA